The following coding sequences lie in one Vibrio splendidus genomic window:
- a CDS encoding CobW family GTP-binding protein — MTKKVPTNIITGFLGVGKTTAILNLLKNKPENENWAVLVNEFGEIGIDGALMTDQGALIKEVPGGCMCCTAGVPMSVGINALLRQKPDRLLIEPTGLGHPKQVIATLTSEQYTPYVDLKATLGLVDPRNLSNEKYTSSQNFNDQLGSADVILGTKVDLVHSEDIDVFNDWVTDQTPAKVFHKLIHDGEVPLEVLDIERVYGSASSHIEAHHHDHAEQEPQFQLPPGEAFIRKENKGQGYFSCGWLFGAEHKFDFDALFSMLSDLTAERVKAVVNTDQGCYAFNVANQVVSVNEITLDGFESRLEVIDSQLMPWGDLELILLKLCGIK, encoded by the coding sequence ATGACCAAAAAAGTTCCTACAAACATAATTACGGGTTTTCTGGGTGTCGGTAAAACGACCGCTATTTTGAACCTGCTCAAAAACAAACCTGAGAATGAAAACTGGGCTGTTCTGGTTAATGAATTCGGGGAAATCGGCATTGATGGCGCATTGATGACAGATCAAGGCGCTTTGATTAAAGAAGTGCCGGGTGGCTGCATGTGTTGTACTGCGGGCGTGCCTATGTCGGTGGGCATTAATGCTTTATTGCGCCAAAAGCCAGATCGTTTATTGATTGAGCCTACAGGGCTTGGTCACCCTAAACAGGTTATTGCGACGCTAACTTCAGAGCAATACACACCTTATGTTGATTTAAAAGCGACGCTTGGCTTGGTTGACCCACGAAACCTATCCAATGAAAAATACACCTCGAGTCAGAATTTCAATGATCAACTGGGCAGTGCAGATGTGATTCTTGGTACTAAAGTTGACCTTGTTCATTCTGAAGACATCGATGTGTTCAATGATTGGGTGACGGATCAAACGCCAGCGAAAGTCTTCCATAAGCTAATTCACGATGGTGAAGTGCCATTGGAAGTGTTGGATATTGAAAGAGTATACGGCAGTGCTTCATCTCATATTGAAGCTCACCATCACGATCACGCTGAACAAGAGCCACAATTCCAACTTCCTCCCGGTGAAGCTTTCATCCGCAAAGAGAATAAAGGGCAGGGTTACTTTAGCTGTGGCTGGTTGTTTGGCGCTGAACACAAATTTGATTTTGATGCGCTATTCTCAATGTTGTCTGATTTGACGGCTGAGCGTGTAAAAGCGGTGGTGAATACCGACCAAGGTTGTTACGCATTCAATGTGGCGAATCAAGTTGTATCTGTAAACGAAATTACGCTCGATGGTTTTGAATCTCGACTTGAAGTGATTGACTCACAGCTCATGCCTTGGGGCGATCTCGAGCTGATTCTACTCAAGCTGTGTGGTATCAAATAG
- a CDS encoding DEAD/DEAH box helicase, giving the protein MSFSSQGFAPELVKALTECGYEKLTPIQQKAIPMARKGHDIFATAQTGTGKTAAFSLPVIQHLLNSGKKASRGTARGLILAPTRELAAQIAQNIKDYVKYTELSVSAVYGGNKMSSQVRQLELGVDILVATPGRLEEHLEAGNVSIANLEFLVFDEADRILDMGFINAVRKIMLDVETSPQIMMFSATTSTQLNQLSVDILRKPKRISVERENSTAATVGHVVYPVDQERKTELLSELIGRKNWRQVLVFVNYKETANDVVKELKLDGIKAVLCHGDKAQSARRRALDDFKEGRARVMVATDVAARGLDIEDLPHVINYDMPFLAEDYVHRIGRTGRAGKQGHAISFVNREEELTVVQVEKLIQQRIRRVEQPGYEPKKRDAYIEKLNTKSAYKNRQGRKNNANEEPQDQASAERRLTMMKRIKNRRK; this is encoded by the coding sequence ATGTCATTTTCCTCTCAAGGTTTTGCTCCTGAATTAGTCAAAGCGTTGACTGAGTGTGGTTATGAAAAACTCACTCCAATTCAACAAAAAGCGATTCCAATGGCTCGTAAAGGCCATGATATTTTTGCTACTGCTCAAACCGGTACGGGTAAAACAGCGGCATTTTCATTGCCTGTTATCCAACACCTTTTGAACAGCGGTAAAAAGGCGTCTAGAGGAACGGCTCGCGGCCTTATTCTTGCTCCAACTCGTGAGCTTGCTGCGCAGATCGCTCAAAATATTAAAGACTACGTTAAATACACTGAACTAAGCGTTTCAGCGGTTTACGGTGGTAACAAAATGTCTTCACAAGTTCGTCAATTAGAACTGGGTGTGGATATTTTGGTTGCAACACCTGGTCGTTTAGAAGAGCACTTAGAAGCGGGTAACGTGTCTATCGCAAACCTAGAGTTTCTAGTATTTGATGAAGCTGACCGTATCCTTGATATGGGCTTTATCAATGCCGTTCGTAAGATCATGTTGGATGTGGAAACCTCTCCACAAATCATGATGTTCTCAGCTACAACATCAACTCAGTTAAACCAACTGTCTGTTGATATTCTACGTAAACCAAAACGTATCAGTGTTGAGCGTGAAAACTCAACGGCTGCAACTGTTGGTCACGTGGTGTATCCTGTGGACCAAGAACGCAAAACTGAACTGCTTTCTGAGCTTATTGGCCGTAAAAACTGGCGTCAAGTTCTTGTGTTTGTGAACTACAAAGAAACAGCGAATGACGTCGTTAAAGAGCTTAAGCTAGACGGCATTAAAGCGGTACTTTGTCACGGTGATAAAGCGCAAAGCGCTCGTCGTCGTGCTTTGGATGATTTCAAAGAAGGCAGAGCACGTGTGATGGTTGCAACCGACGTTGCGGCTCGTGGTCTTGATATCGAAGACTTACCACACGTAATTAACTACGACATGCCTTTCCTCGCGGAAGATTACGTTCACCGTATTGGCCGTACAGGCCGTGCTGGTAAACAAGGTCATGCGATTTCTTTCGTTAACCGCGAAGAAGAGCTGACTGTTGTTCAAGTTGAAAAACTGATCCAACAACGTATTCGCCGTGTTGAACAGCCGGGTTATGAACCGAAGAAGCGTGATGCTTACATTGAGAAGCTGAACACTAAATCGGCTTACAAAAACCGTCAAGGTCGTAAGAACAACGCGAACGAAGAGCCACAAGATCAAGCAAGCGCTGAACGTCGTTTGACTATGATGAAGCGAATTAAAAACCGTCGTAAGTAA
- a CDS encoding LysE family translocator, which produces MDSALLWAFIPTFFFVSITPGMCMTLALTLGMSVGYKRTLWMMIGELAGVAVVSIAAVLGIASIMLNYPWLFTGFKFVGAAYLFYLGVQMWRSRGKLAISTDNQTTKVSNDWDLVVQGFVTAIANPKGWAFMISLLPPFINSNKDLAPQLLILVSIILVSEFVCMTLYATGGKSLKHMLGKADNVKLMNRIAGTLMMGVGVWLFVS; this is translated from the coding sequence ATGGATAGCGCACTACTTTGGGCTTTTATTCCCACGTTTTTCTTTGTCTCAATCACGCCCGGTATGTGTATGACCTTGGCTTTGACACTGGGAATGAGTGTGGGGTACAAGCGTACATTATGGATGATGATCGGTGAGTTGGCTGGTGTCGCTGTAGTTTCTATTGCCGCGGTATTAGGTATTGCTTCTATTATGCTTAACTACCCGTGGCTATTTACGGGCTTCAAATTTGTTGGTGCAGCTTACTTGTTCTATTTAGGCGTTCAGATGTGGCGTTCAAGAGGCAAGTTGGCGATCAGTACTGATAATCAAACAACCAAAGTCAGTAATGATTGGGATTTAGTGGTACAAGGTTTCGTGACAGCGATTGCGAATCCGAAAGGCTGGGCGTTCATGATTTCATTACTGCCTCCTTTCATTAATAGTAATAAAGACTTAGCGCCGCAGTTGTTAATTTTAGTGTCTATTATTCTGGTTTCTGAGTTTGTTTGCATGACTTTATACGCGACAGGCGGAAAGAGCTTAAAGCATATGCTGGGCAAAGCCGATAACGTTAAGTTAATGAACCGTATTGCAGGTACGTTGATGATGGGCGTTGGTGTTTGGTTGTTCGTGAGTTAA
- a CDS encoding PhoX family protein codes for MSKETFDSTRFNKSNNKPFEEVLDANLSRRNILKGGLGISAMTAFGAFGLAGHSTANAATMQATGAQKSTATLAFESVKGSLTDSVVVPKGYTAQVLVPWGTPLNKQGNAWLKDGTNNAQDQANALGMHHDGMHFFPLDGNSNDGLLVINHEYIDQKALHANGPTYDEGNRPSLDEVRKEINAHGVSVVRVKLEGNQWVMVDNDPLNRRYTGATVMDLSGPVAHSEFTKTKFSQDGSQARGTLNNCGNGFTPWGTYLTCEENWPGYFVNKGETTPAQERIGIATDKTRYGWDTLSGNKQERLDEFARFDVTPSADSPMDDYRNEAHGHGYIVEIDPYTANSRAKKRSALGCFRHEGCTFGKLTEGEPIVFYSGHDSRFEYLYKFVSEEKWDARDAEPSNRLNAGDKYMDKGTLYVAKFNDDGSGTWLPLTLSSKTTNGGKLGDSFDSQAALIINTAGAADLVGATPMDRPEWCSVDPMTGTAYLTLTNNNKRKEANSANPRVNNKFGHVIRWDEGKTAGEFDWDIFVFGSPAVEDKSINRSGLTDMNQFASPDGLAFDARGILWIQTDNGADEVTGYTNDQMLAVVPSQLTDDNGNSAVIDANNQAQLKRFFVGPNGCEVTGFTISPDYKSLFVNIQHPANWPSSEDATAQTQGNVRPRASTVVIRREDGGEIAV; via the coding sequence ATGAGCAAGGAAACATTTGATAGTACTCGTTTTAACAAGAGTAACAACAAGCCCTTCGAAGAAGTTCTAGATGCGAACCTTTCAAGAAGAAACATTCTGAAAGGCGGTTTAGGCATCAGTGCAATGACCGCATTTGGCGCGTTTGGTTTGGCGGGTCACAGCACGGCTAACGCTGCGACAATGCAAGCAACGGGCGCACAAAAAAGCACTGCAACACTTGCCTTCGAATCGGTTAAAGGCTCATTGACAGACAGTGTCGTTGTACCAAAAGGCTATACAGCACAGGTATTAGTTCCTTGGGGGACTCCGCTTAACAAGCAAGGCAATGCTTGGTTAAAAGACGGCACCAACAATGCACAAGATCAAGCCAACGCATTAGGCATGCATCACGATGGCATGCACTTCTTCCCGCTTGATGGCAACAGCAATGATGGCTTATTGGTGATCAACCACGAATACATCGACCAAAAAGCGCTGCACGCTAATGGTCCAACATACGATGAAGGCAACCGCCCTAGCCTTGATGAAGTACGCAAAGAGATCAACGCGCACGGCGTGAGTGTGGTTCGCGTGAAACTAGAAGGTAACCAATGGGTGATGGTCGATAACGATCCACTGAATCGCCGCTACACGGGCGCTACAGTAATGGATCTGTCTGGCCCTGTAGCTCACAGTGAATTTACCAAGACCAAGTTCTCACAAGACGGCAGCCAAGCTCGTGGCACACTGAACAACTGTGGTAATGGCTTCACGCCATGGGGCACTTACCTAACGTGTGAAGAGAACTGGCCGGGTTACTTCGTGAACAAAGGCGAAACAACGCCAGCACAAGAACGTATTGGTATCGCAACCGACAAAACACGTTACGGTTGGGACACGCTTTCAGGTAACAAACAAGAACGCTTAGACGAGTTTGCACGCTTTGATGTAACACCAAGCGCTGATTCACCGATGGACGACTACCGTAACGAAGCACATGGTCACGGCTACATTGTTGAAATCGACCCATACACAGCGAACTCTCGCGCTAAGAAACGTTCTGCACTGGGTTGTTTCCGCCATGAAGGCTGTACGTTCGGTAAGTTAACCGAAGGCGAGCCAATCGTGTTCTACTCTGGTCACGACTCTCGCTTTGAATACCTGTACAAATTCGTTTCTGAAGAGAAATGGGACGCACGCGATGCAGAGCCAAGCAATCGTCTAAACGCGGGGGACAAGTACATGGACAAGGGCACCCTGTATGTGGCTAAGTTCAATGATGATGGTTCAGGTACTTGGCTACCACTGACTCTGAGCAGTAAGACCACAAACGGCGGCAAGCTAGGTGATTCATTTGATTCTCAAGCAGCACTTATCATTAATACCGCAGGCGCAGCCGACCTTGTAGGCGCAACGCCAATGGATCGCCCTGAGTGGTGCTCTGTTGACCCAATGACAGGTACGGCTTACCTAACGTTGACGAATAACAACAAGCGTAAAGAAGCGAACTCAGCAAACCCTCGCGTAAACAACAAATTCGGTCATGTTATTCGTTGGGATGAAGGCAAAACCGCAGGTGAATTCGATTGGGATATCTTTGTCTTCGGTTCTCCAGCAGTGGAAGACAAGTCTATTAACCGCTCGGGGCTAACAGACATGAACCAATTCGCGAGCCCTGACGGCTTAGCGTTTGATGCTCGTGGCATTTTGTGGATTCAGACAGATAACGGCGCAGACGAAGTAACGGGCTACACCAATGACCAAATGCTGGCAGTGGTTCCGTCTCAGTTAACGGATGACAACGGCAACAGCGCGGTGATTGATGCAAACAACCAAGCACAGCTCAAACGCTTCTTTGTTGGTCCAAACGGTTGTGAAGTGACTGGCTTTACCATTAGCCCAGATTACAAATCACTGTTTGTGAACATTCAACATCCAGCTAACTGGCCATCGTCTGAAGATGCAACGGCTCAAACTCAAGGCAATGTTCGCCCAAGAGCATCTACCGTTGTGATTCGTCGTGAAGACGGCGGTGAAATCGCAGTCTAA
- a CDS encoding YggL family protein — protein sequence MKLDKIENKNRRLRKKLYLGEFAILGFEVSCTTSIADFDQYDVFIDEFIDFIDSIGLCFGGGGLELFEGFLCSIERYRSVTEAEQLQVAQWLEARAEVSKVEVSELVDANYAF from the coding sequence ATGAAATTAGATAAAATCGAAAACAAAAATCGTCGCCTACGCAAGAAGTTATACCTAGGTGAATTCGCTATTTTAGGTTTTGAAGTAAGCTGCACGACTTCGATTGCTGATTTTGACCAATACGATGTGTTCATCGATGAATTTATCGATTTTATCGACAGCATCGGCCTGTGCTTTGGTGGCGGTGGTTTAGAGCTGTTCGAAGGTTTCTTATGTTCTATTGAGCGCTACCGTTCAGTGACAGAAGCAGAGCAACTGCAAGTAGCGCAGTGGCTTGAAGCTCGCGCAGAAGTAAGCAAAGTTGAAGTAAGCGAACTTGTTGACGCAAACTACGCATTCTAA
- a CDS encoding spondin domain-containing protein: MNKRTQISLVISSAMLAFGAAQVQAAELEVTVTNATKGIYFTPILAAAHDSSLFMFRTGETASAELESMAEGGDISGLSGVIANAGGVVVENPAGGILNPGVATTFNIDTGDLAYLSLGAMLLPTNDGFVGLDSWKIPTQAGTYKATLNGYDAGTEANDELAGSMPNPPFITFGAGGSGVETAVSNAKVHIHPGNIGDSDAAGGISDLDSSSHRWLNPVATITIVVK; encoded by the coding sequence ATGAATAAACGTACTCAAATCAGCTTAGTGATCAGCTCGGCTATGTTGGCCTTCGGAGCGGCTCAAGTTCAGGCTGCTGAGCTTGAAGTCACTGTCACTAATGCAACGAAAGGGATCTACTTTACGCCTATCTTAGCGGCGGCTCATGACTCAAGCCTGTTCATGTTTAGAACGGGTGAAACTGCTTCTGCGGAACTAGAATCGATGGCCGAAGGTGGCGATATTTCAGGTTTATCTGGTGTCATTGCTAACGCGGGCGGCGTGGTGGTTGAAAATCCAGCCGGCGGAATTCTCAATCCGGGCGTCGCAACTACATTTAATATCGACACTGGTGATTTAGCTTATTTGTCATTGGGTGCAATGCTGCTGCCAACCAACGACGGTTTTGTTGGCTTAGACAGTTGGAAAATCCCAACTCAAGCGGGCACCTACAAAGCGACCCTCAATGGCTATGACGCAGGTACAGAAGCCAATGATGAGCTGGCGGGCAGCATGCCGAACCCTCCATTCATTACCTTTGGCGCTGGTGGCTCTGGTGTAGAAACTGCAGTATCAAACGCTAAGGTTCATATTCATCCGGGTAACATTGGTGATAGTGACGCGGCGGGCGGTATCAGTGACCTCGATAGCAGTAGTCATCGTTGGTTAAACCCTGTTGCAACTATCACCATTGTTGTGAAGTAA
- a CDS encoding spondin domain-containing protein: MKARILFIAASVAVLAGCPDDDDDYYRYDVSVTNLTPNQPMSPLAVLTHNNTFNLFEVGQSASVDLEYLAEGGSNAQLLALSGSDANVYQGISGNGLILSGEIDTVSIRVNPNQEDYLSVASMLVNTNDAFVGESGLSLKSLAVGDTFVMNMNVWDSGTELNDELAATIPGPAGGGEGFNTARNDTDVVSFHAGVISQDDGLTTSALSGNHRFLNPGARITITRTE, translated from the coding sequence ATGAAAGCTAGAATTCTATTTATCGCTGCATCTGTGGCTGTGTTAGCAGGTTGTCCGGACGATGACGACGATTACTATCGTTATGATGTGAGTGTTACGAACCTCACGCCCAATCAACCAATGTCACCGCTCGCAGTGTTGACTCACAATAATACCTTCAACTTGTTTGAAGTCGGGCAAAGTGCCTCGGTCGATCTTGAATACTTAGCGGAAGGTGGCAGTAATGCACAATTGCTTGCACTCAGTGGCAGTGACGCCAATGTTTATCAAGGCATCTCTGGCAATGGACTGATTCTTTCTGGTGAAATCGACACTGTTTCAATCCGTGTCAATCCTAACCAAGAAGACTACCTCTCCGTCGCTTCCATGTTGGTGAACACTAATGATGCGTTTGTTGGTGAATCCGGTTTGTCGCTCAAGTCATTAGCGGTGGGTGACACCTTCGTCATGAACATGAATGTTTGGGATTCAGGAACGGAATTGAACGACGAGCTTGCTGCAACGATTCCGGGGCCTGCCGGTGGTGGTGAAGGCTTTAACACTGCAAGAAATGACACGGATGTAGTGAGTTTCCATGCAGGCGTAATAAGCCAAGATGATGGCCTGACGACGTCGGCACTAAGTGGCAACCACCGCTTCCTTAACCCAGGCGCAAGAATCACTATTACTCGAACTGAATAA
- a CDS encoding response regulator transcription factor, whose product MNNAAVNLMANILLIEDDDDLAELVKMHLKFQGHDVIRTNVIEKAQALYEDGHFDLIVLDRGLPDGDGLDFCRMLRQQEDWTPVLMLTARDAELDKVSGLEAGVDDYITKPFSVLEFQARVRNVLRRLSHVESATQEVVTAESTMNFGGLIIQPERHQVSLNNQDVPLTATEFTLLHFLATRPGRVYSKDELLDHVWNTHHSGYHHTVCSTVNRLRTKLAMPNSDDDFIKTVWGVGYKFESKA is encoded by the coding sequence ATGAATAATGCTGCGGTAAATTTGATGGCAAACATATTGTTGATTGAAGACGATGATGACTTAGCTGAACTGGTGAAGATGCATCTTAAGTTCCAAGGCCATGACGTAATCAGGACCAATGTGATTGAAAAGGCTCAGGCGCTCTATGAAGATGGTCATTTCGATTTGATCGTACTGGATCGTGGCTTACCAGACGGTGATGGACTCGATTTTTGTCGAATGTTACGTCAGCAAGAGGACTGGACACCTGTATTGATGCTAACGGCAAGAGATGCGGAGCTAGACAAGGTGTCGGGTTTAGAAGCTGGTGTTGATGACTACATAACGAAGCCTTTCAGCGTTCTTGAATTTCAAGCAAGAGTGAGGAACGTACTTCGCCGTTTAAGCCATGTTGAATCAGCGACTCAAGAGGTTGTGACAGCAGAATCAACTATGAATTTTGGCGGGCTTATTATTCAACCTGAACGCCATCAGGTGTCACTCAATAATCAAGACGTACCGCTGACTGCTACCGAGTTTACCTTACTTCATTTCTTAGCAACCCGTCCGGGACGTGTATACAGCAAAGACGAGTTGCTCGATCATGTTTGGAACACTCATCACTCTGGCTACCACCATACCGTCTGTAGCACAGTCAACCGCTTAAGAACCAAGCTTGCGATGCCGAATAGCGATGATGATTTTATCAAAACCGTTTGGGGTGTTGGCTATAAGTTTGAGTCAAAAGCTTAG